Proteins encoded by one window of Microcebus murinus isolate Inina chromosome 2, M.murinus_Inina_mat1.0, whole genome shotgun sequence:
- the A3GALT2 gene encoding alpha-1,3-galactosyltransferase 2 isoform X1, with protein sequence MALKEGLGAWKRIFWRRILLALGLLGLLLYGLPSVRHLEVLIPMGVCPAATMSLLRDNFTGVLRPWARPEVLTCTSWGAPIIWDGTFDPDVVQKKAGQKNLTIGLTVFAIGRYLEKYLARFLETAEQHFMVGQRVVYYVFTERPAAVPRVALGPGRRLRVELVAREGRWQDVCMGRMRTLHAALGGRLGREASFVFCMDVDQHFSGAFGPEALAESVAQLHAWHYHWPRLLLPFERDGRSAAALAPGEGDFYYHAAVFGGSVAALRELTAHCAQGLRRDRARGLEARWHDESHLNKFFWLHKPAKVLSPEFCWSPEIGRRAEIRRPRLLWAPKEYHLLRD encoded by the exons ATGGCTCTCAAAGAGGGACTCGG GGCCTGGAAGAGAATCTTCTGGCGACGGATCCTACTTGCACTTGGCCTCTTAGGCCTACTCCTGTATGGGCTCCCTAGTGTCAG gCATCTGGAAGTTCTCATCCCCATGGGCGTCTGCCCAGCGGCCACAATGTCCTTGCTGAGAGACAACTTCACAGGTGTCCTGCGTCCCTG GGCCCGGCCTGAAGTCCTGACGTGTACCTCCTGGGGGGCTCCCATTATTTGGGATGGCACCTTCGACCCAGATGTGGTCCAGAAAAAGGCTGGACAGAAGAACCTCACCATTGGGCTGACTGTCTTTGCTATAGGCAG GTACCTGGAGAAGTACCTGGCGCGCTTCCTGGAGACGGCCGAGCAGCACTTCATGGTGGGCCAGCGCGTGGTGTACTACGTGTTCACCGAGCGGCCGGCCGCCGTGCCGCGCGTGGCGCTGGGCCCGGGCCGCCGGCTGCGCGTGGAGCTAGTGGCGCGTGAGGGGCGCTGGCAGGACGTGTGCATGGGGCGCATGCGCACGCTGCACGCGGCGCTGGGCGGGCGGCTGGGCCGCGAGGCGAGCTTCGTGTTCTGCATGGACGTGGACCAGCACTTCAGCGGCGCCTTCGGGCCCGAGGCGCTGGCCGAGTCGGTGGCGCAGCTGCACGCCTGGCACTACCACTGGCCGCGCCTGCTGCTGCCCTTCGAGCGCGACGGGCGCTCGGCCGCCGCGCTGGCGCCGGGCGAGGGCGACTTCTACTACCACGCGGCCGTGTTCGGGGGCAGCGTGGCGGCGCTGCGCGAGCTGACGGCGCACTGCGCGCAGGGCCTGCGGCGGGACCGCGCGCGCGGCCTGGAGGCGCGCTGGCACGACGAGAGCCACCTCAACAAGTTCTTCTGGCTGCACAAGCCCGCCAAGGTGCTGTCGCCCGAGTTCTGCTGGAGCCCGGAAATCGGCCGGCGGGCCGAGATCCGCCGCCCGCGCCTGCTCTGGGCACCCAAGGAGTACCACCTGCTGCGGGACTAG
- the PHC2 gene encoding polyhomeotic-like protein 2 isoform X5, whose product MTSGNGNSASSIAGTAPQNGENKPPQAIVKPQILTHVIEGFVIQEGAEPFPVGRSSLLVGNLKKKYAQGFLPEKLPQQEHTTTTDSEMEEPYLQESKEEGTPLKLKCELCGRVDFAYKFKRSKRFCSMACAKRYNVGCTKRVGLFHSDRSKLQKAGATTHNRRRASKASLPTLTKDTKKQPTGTVPLSVTAALQLTHSQEDSSRCSDNSSYEEPLSPISASSSTSRRRQGQRDLELPDMHMRDLVGMGHHFLPSEPTKWNVEDVYEFIRSLPGCQEIAEEFRAQEIDGQALLLLKEDHLMSAMNIKLGPALKIYARISMLKDS is encoded by the exons ATGACCTCAGGGAACGGAAATTCTGCCTCCAGCATCGCCGGCACTGCCCCCCAGAATGGTGAGAATAAACCACCACAGGCCATTGTGAAACCCCAAATCCTGACGCATGTTATCGAAGGGTTTGTGATCCAGGAGGGGGCGGAGCCTTTCCCG GTGGGACGTTCGTCCCTGCTGGTGGGGAATCTCAAGAAGAAGTATGCACAGGGGTTCTTGCCTGAGAAACTTCCACAGCAAGAGCACACAACCACCACTGACTCGGAGATGGAAGAGCCCTATCTGCAAG AATCCAAAGAGGAGGGTACACCCCTCAAACTCAAGTGTGAGCTCTGTGGCCGGGTGGACTTTGCCTACAAGTTCAAGCGTTCCAAGCGCTTCTGTTCCATGGCTTGTGCAAAGAG GTACAACGTGGGATGCACCAAACGCGTGGGTCTGTTCCACTCTGACCGGAGCAAGCTGCAGAAGGCAGGAGCCACAACCCACAACCGCCGTCGGGCCAGCAAAGCCAGTCTGCCAACACTTACCAAGGATACCAAGAAGCAG CCAACAGGCACTGTACCCCTTTCAGTTACTGCTGCCTTGCAGCTAACACACAGCCAGGAAGACTCTAGCCGTTGCTCAGATAACTCAAGCTATGAGGAACCCCTGTCACCCATCTCAGCCAGCTCATCCACCTCCCGCCGGCGACAAGGCCAGCGGGACCTGGAGCTCCCCGACATGCACATGCGGGACCTGGTGGGCATGGGACATCACTTCCTGCCAAGTGAGCCCACCAAATGGAACGTGGAAGATGTCTACGAATTCATCCGCTCTCTGCCAG GCTGCCAAGAGATAGCAGAGGAATTCCGTGCCCAGGAAATCGACGGGCAAGCTCTGCTGCTGCTCAAGGAGGACCACCTGATGAGTGCCATGAACATCAAGCTGGGGCCCGCCCTGAAGATCTACGCTCGCATCAGCATGCTCAAGGACTCCTAG
- the A3GALT2 gene encoding alpha-1,3-galactosyltransferase 2 isoform X3, producing the protein MALKEGLGAWKRIFWRRILLALGLLGLLLYGLPSVRHLEVLIPMGVCPAATMSLLRDNFTGVLRPWYLEKYLARFLETAEQHFMVGQRVVYYVFTERPAAVPRVALGPGRRLRVELVAREGRWQDVCMGRMRTLHAALGGRLGREASFVFCMDVDQHFSGAFGPEALAESVAQLHAWHYHWPRLLLPFERDGRSAAALAPGEGDFYYHAAVFGGSVAALRELTAHCAQGLRRDRARGLEARWHDESHLNKFFWLHKPAKVLSPEFCWSPEIGRRAEIRRPRLLWAPKEYHLLRD; encoded by the exons ATGGCTCTCAAAGAGGGACTCGG GGCCTGGAAGAGAATCTTCTGGCGACGGATCCTACTTGCACTTGGCCTCTTAGGCCTACTCCTGTATGGGCTCCCTAGTGTCAG gCATCTGGAAGTTCTCATCCCCATGGGCGTCTGCCCAGCGGCCACAATGTCCTTGCTGAGAGACAACTTCACAGGTGTCCTGCGTCCCTG GTACCTGGAGAAGTACCTGGCGCGCTTCCTGGAGACGGCCGAGCAGCACTTCATGGTGGGCCAGCGCGTGGTGTACTACGTGTTCACCGAGCGGCCGGCCGCCGTGCCGCGCGTGGCGCTGGGCCCGGGCCGCCGGCTGCGCGTGGAGCTAGTGGCGCGTGAGGGGCGCTGGCAGGACGTGTGCATGGGGCGCATGCGCACGCTGCACGCGGCGCTGGGCGGGCGGCTGGGCCGCGAGGCGAGCTTCGTGTTCTGCATGGACGTGGACCAGCACTTCAGCGGCGCCTTCGGGCCCGAGGCGCTGGCCGAGTCGGTGGCGCAGCTGCACGCCTGGCACTACCACTGGCCGCGCCTGCTGCTGCCCTTCGAGCGCGACGGGCGCTCGGCCGCCGCGCTGGCGCCGGGCGAGGGCGACTTCTACTACCACGCGGCCGTGTTCGGGGGCAGCGTGGCGGCGCTGCGCGAGCTGACGGCGCACTGCGCGCAGGGCCTGCGGCGGGACCGCGCGCGCGGCCTGGAGGCGCGCTGGCACGACGAGAGCCACCTCAACAAGTTCTTCTGGCTGCACAAGCCCGCCAAGGTGCTGTCGCCCGAGTTCTGCTGGAGCCCGGAAATCGGCCGGCGGGCCGAGATCCGCCGCCCGCGCCTGCTCTGGGCACCCAAGGAGTACCACCTGCTGCGGGACTAG
- the A3GALT2 gene encoding alpha-1,3-galactosyltransferase 2 isoform X2 → MALKEGLGHLEVLIPMGVCPAATMSLLRDNFTGVLRPWARPEVLTCTSWGAPIIWDGTFDPDVVQKKAGQKNLTIGLTVFAIGRYLEKYLARFLETAEQHFMVGQRVVYYVFTERPAAVPRVALGPGRRLRVELVAREGRWQDVCMGRMRTLHAALGGRLGREASFVFCMDVDQHFSGAFGPEALAESVAQLHAWHYHWPRLLLPFERDGRSAAALAPGEGDFYYHAAVFGGSVAALRELTAHCAQGLRRDRARGLEARWHDESHLNKFFWLHKPAKVLSPEFCWSPEIGRRAEIRRPRLLWAPKEYHLLRD, encoded by the exons ATGGCTCTCAAAGAGGGACTCGG gCATCTGGAAGTTCTCATCCCCATGGGCGTCTGCCCAGCGGCCACAATGTCCTTGCTGAGAGACAACTTCACAGGTGTCCTGCGTCCCTG GGCCCGGCCTGAAGTCCTGACGTGTACCTCCTGGGGGGCTCCCATTATTTGGGATGGCACCTTCGACCCAGATGTGGTCCAGAAAAAGGCTGGACAGAAGAACCTCACCATTGGGCTGACTGTCTTTGCTATAGGCAG GTACCTGGAGAAGTACCTGGCGCGCTTCCTGGAGACGGCCGAGCAGCACTTCATGGTGGGCCAGCGCGTGGTGTACTACGTGTTCACCGAGCGGCCGGCCGCCGTGCCGCGCGTGGCGCTGGGCCCGGGCCGCCGGCTGCGCGTGGAGCTAGTGGCGCGTGAGGGGCGCTGGCAGGACGTGTGCATGGGGCGCATGCGCACGCTGCACGCGGCGCTGGGCGGGCGGCTGGGCCGCGAGGCGAGCTTCGTGTTCTGCATGGACGTGGACCAGCACTTCAGCGGCGCCTTCGGGCCCGAGGCGCTGGCCGAGTCGGTGGCGCAGCTGCACGCCTGGCACTACCACTGGCCGCGCCTGCTGCTGCCCTTCGAGCGCGACGGGCGCTCGGCCGCCGCGCTGGCGCCGGGCGAGGGCGACTTCTACTACCACGCGGCCGTGTTCGGGGGCAGCGTGGCGGCGCTGCGCGAGCTGACGGCGCACTGCGCGCAGGGCCTGCGGCGGGACCGCGCGCGCGGCCTGGAGGCGCGCTGGCACGACGAGAGCCACCTCAACAAGTTCTTCTGGCTGCACAAGCCCGCCAAGGTGCTGTCGCCCGAGTTCTGCTGGAGCCCGGAAATCGGCCGGCGGGCCGAGATCCGCCGCCCGCGCCTGCTCTGGGCACCCAAGGAGTACCACCTGCTGCGGGACTAG